The Gimibacter soli genome includes a region encoding these proteins:
- a CDS encoding mucoidy inhibitor MuiA family protein: MSRSFATLLAATVLTAPAFADTASTRLDHATVYVYGGVDATRVGSVNVPAGDHEIVIRDLPARLAENPAFVRATLGRDVVLTDLRVRTADETDNPNPRLKTLEDQIDALQAEIDGHNDTIRGIDIQLGLLGNTGGLAGDPKGWGAALKFAGEQTETLIAARRMEEKAIDGIMPAMNALQAELNRAGGQVRRSAEVILSVHSPKAVTAPLSLSYFLNEASWRPKVESYLDSATGKVAIHYVGEISQSTGEDWQGVKVDLAVHRPSGYFGNADLSPSYVGLEVPRPTATFAMAAPMQAESARMRKGQMADVADLQMTAFDRRYALKDALSLPSGGDEQRFDLEVVDEKAEFVVRAIPSQNPTAFVFADLTWSGKTTLNNVTARLIRDGNFVGEGQWPNLVPDEKVELPYGEDPLVTVEYVREAEKDKEGGLFRGKSGDESRHLINVKNNHDRPTTVEIIDRVPVSTHEDVKVEIAKDATPATSKGGEDEPGILKWKKTLQPGESWTIRHGYRISYPDGKQISRSY; this comes from the coding sequence ATGTCCCGTTCCTTTGCCACCCTTCTCGCCGCCACGGTGCTGACCGCCCCCGCCTTTGCCGATACGGCCTCGACACGGCTCGATCATGCTACCGTTTATGTTTACGGCGGGGTGGATGCCACACGGGTCGGGTCCGTGAACGTCCCGGCTGGCGACCATGAAATCGTGATCCGTGATCTGCCGGCGCGCCTCGCCGAAAACCCTGCCTTCGTCCGCGCCACCCTTGGCCGCGACGTGGTGCTGACCGACCTGCGCGTGCGCACAGCCGATGAAACCGACAATCCCAACCCGCGCCTCAAAACACTTGAAGACCAGATCGACGCCCTGCAGGCCGAAATCGACGGCCATAACGACACGATCCGCGGCATCGATATCCAGCTTGGCCTTCTTGGCAACACAGGCGGCCTTGCCGGTGACCCCAAAGGCTGGGGCGCTGCGCTCAAGTTCGCAGGCGAACAGACCGAAACCCTGATCGCTGCCCGCCGCATGGAAGAGAAAGCCATCGACGGCATCATGCCCGCCATGAATGCCCTGCAGGCCGAGCTTAACCGCGCCGGTGGCCAGGTCCGACGGTCCGCCGAGGTGATCCTCAGCGTCCACTCGCCGAAAGCCGTCACGGCGCCGCTATCGCTCAGCTATTTCCTCAACGAGGCAAGCTGGCGCCCGAAGGTTGAAAGCTATCTCGACAGCGCAACGGGCAAAGTGGCAATCCATTATGTGGGCGAGATTTCACAGTCAACCGGGGAAGACTGGCAAGGCGTGAAGGTTGATCTCGCCGTTCACCGCCCGTCCGGCTATTTTGGCAATGCCGACCTCAGCCCGTCCTATGTCGGCCTTGAGGTGCCCCGCCCCACGGCCACCTTTGCCATGGCAGCGCCGATGCAGGCCGAATCCGCCCGCATGAGAAAAGGCCAGATGGCCGATGTTGCTGACCTGCAGATGACCGCCTTTGACCGCCGCTATGCGCTGAAGGATGCCCTCTCCCTGCCCTCTGGCGGCGATGAGCAGCGCTTTGACCTTGAGGTCGTGGACGAAAAGGCCGAATTCGTGGTGCGCGCCATCCCGTCGCAAAATCCCACCGCCTTCGTCTTTGCGGACCTGACCTGGAGCGGCAAGACGACGCTTAACAATGTCACCGCGCGCCTTATCCGCGATGGCAATTTCGTGGGCGAAGGCCAGTGGCCAAATCTTGTGCCGGACGAAAAGGTTGAACTCCCTTACGGCGAAGACCCGCTCGTCACCGTGGAATATGTCCGCGAAGCCGAGAAAGACAAGGAAGGCGGCTTATTCCGGGGTAAATCGGGCGATGAAAGCCGTCACCTGATCAATGTGAAAAACAATCACGACCGCCCGACGACCGTCGAGATCATCGACCGCGTGCCGGTATCCACCCACGAGGATGTGAAAGTGGAAATCGCCAAGGATGCCACCCCCGCCACCTCGAAAGGCGGCGAGGATGAGCCCGGCATCCTGAAATGGAAGAAAACCCTGCAGCCCGGCGAAAGCTGGACGATCCGCCACGGCTACCGGATCAGCTATCCGGACGGCAAGCAGATCTCGCGCAGTTATTAA
- a CDS encoding tetratricopeptide repeat protein, translating into MTFLNLRKSITGAALCALLAAPVVAAQTAPQYQALSKDLVTQAEAALAKDAADAQLLFERALVADPANVEALVGLGHAFEEQGKLGRSLKYYRQALEIRPNNVVALESQALAFLKRKLPDRAERNRARIAEICANDCPSLDKVTAAIEAHHAAAEAADAKSKMADATPATEGR; encoded by the coding sequence ATGACTTTCTTGAACCTGCGCAAATCCATCACCGGTGCGGCCCTCTGTGCGCTTCTGGCGGCCCCCGTGGTGGCGGCCCAGACGGCGCCCCAGTATCAGGCCCTGTCGAAAGATCTGGTGACGCAGGCGGAGGCCGCCCTTGCCAAGGATGCAGCCGACGCGCAGCTCCTGTTTGAACGCGCGCTGGTGGCAGACCCTGCAAATGTTGAAGCGCTTGTGGGCCTTGGCCATGCGTTTGAAGAGCAGGGCAAACTAGGCCGCAGCCTGAAATATTACCGGCAGGCCCTCGAAATCCGCCCGAACAATGTGGTGGCACTGGAAAGCCAGGCGCTGGCCTTCCTCAAGCGCAAGCTGCCGGACCGTGCCGAGCGCAACCGTGCCCGCATCGCCGAGATTTGCGCGAACGATTGCCCGTCGCTGGATAAAGTGACAGCCGCTATCGAGGCGCATCACGCTGCAGCCGAAGCTGCCGACGCCAAGTCCAAAATGGCGGACGCAACGCCCGCCACTGAAGGGCGCTGA
- a CDS encoding M28 family peptidase, protein MPSIEADLFARLSEWPHRGVGTEEEMEARESLMAALMDEPDLDITEEGFMAPASYLNMVWAIAGGLALCLWVAPFAPLWVGLAGLGLFASHLLFFDWRRSPLAWISSSRVTANLVASKGTGRRLLILMAHLDSAPASFAYRANQVPHFKQSVWLGTAIIGVAALACFIGGGLPIWIKAGLTLALLVTAIMTSIDFWRFGYVPGASDNLSGVVAVAAAARRLWRDMPADTEVRLVVTSAEEAGMLGAQAYWQTHRDALMARETYLINVDTVGVGELAFVTETAGFTKQAYGNALTATAAKLGASIGIGPASHHVGDFDSVWFNRGGVASVTLAAYDGEGLMPRIHTPDDRPEHVSTDKIAKAAAFAEAIARDVLATTGETP, encoded by the coding sequence ATGCCCTCGATTGAGGCTGATCTTTTCGCCCGCCTTTCCGAATGGCCGCACCGGGGTGTCGGCACCGAAGAAGAAATGGAAGCACGCGAAAGCCTGATGGCCGCGCTGATGGACGAGCCGGACCTCGATATCACCGAGGAAGGCTTCATGGCGCCCGCGTCCTACCTGAATATGGTATGGGCGATTGCCGGCGGGCTGGCGCTGTGCCTGTGGGTGGCGCCGTTTGCGCCCCTCTGGGTGGGGCTGGCGGGACTTGGCCTCTTTGCCTCGCACCTGTTGTTCTTCGACTGGCGCCGCTCGCCGCTCGCCTGGATCAGCTCGAGCCGGGTGACGGCCAATCTGGTGGCCTCCAAGGGTACAGGCCGGCGGCTCCTCATTCTCATGGCGCATCTGGACAGCGCACCGGCTTCCTTCGCTTACCGGGCCAATCAGGTCCCGCATTTCAAACAGTCGGTGTGGCTTGGCACCGCCATCATTGGCGTAGCGGCCCTTGCATGCTTCATCGGCGGCGGTTTGCCCATCTGGATCAAGGCCGGGCTGACGCTGGCGCTTCTCGTCACTGCCATCATGACATCCATCGATTTCTGGCGTTTTGGCTATGTGCCGGGTGCGAGCGACAATCTTTCGGGCGTGGTGGCCGTGGCCGCTGCAGCGCGGCGCCTGTGGCGGGATATGCCAGCCGACACCGAAGTGCGGCTGGTGGTGACGAGCGCGGAAGAAGCCGGGATGCTCGGCGCGCAGGCTTATTGGCAAACGCACAGGGATGCCCTGATGGCGCGGGAGACCTATCTGATCAATGTGGATACCGTGGGGGTCGGGGAGCTTGCCTTTGTCACCGAAACAGCGGGCTTCACAAAGCAGGCTTATGGCAATGCCCTGACGGCAACGGCTGCAAAGCTTGGTGCGTCCATCGGTATCGGCCCTGCCAGCCATCATGTGGGGGACTTTGACAGCGTCTGGTTCAACCGGGGCGGGGTGGCGTCTGTCACACTCGCGGCTTATGACGGGGAGGGCCTGATGCCCCGTATCCATACGCCCGATGACCGGCCGGAACATGTATCGACAGACAAGATCGCGAAGGCCGCCGCCTTCGCCGAGGCCATCGCCCGCGATGTGTTGGCAACAACAGGAGAGACCCCATGA
- the guaB gene encoding IMP dehydrogenase — protein MDIRLGLTFDDVLLVPAASDVMPAQVDVKTRITRDIELNIPLLSAAMDTVTEARMAIAMAQNGGIGVLHRNVTVEEQAEMVRQVKKYESGMVVNPLTLYPDETLAEAMELMSRAKISGIPIVERNGGPGPKKILGILTNRDVRFASNMAQPIAELMTRDVVTVREGVSSDEAKRLFHQHRIEKLIVVDDEQRCVGLITVKDMEKAVANPNAAKDAQGRLRVAAATTVGDKGYERAAALAEAECDLVVLDTAHGHSERVVEQVRLIKKAFPKLQLVAGNIATADAAAALIDAGADCLKVGIGPGSICTTRIVAGVGVPQLTAVSDVASYASKHNIPIIADGGLRTSGDVAKAIAAGASACMVGSLLAGTEEAPGEVFLYQGRSYKAYRGMGSVGAMARGSADRYFQDDVKDTLKLVPEGVEGQVPYKGPAAGVIHQLVGGLRASMGYTGNRTVPEMRSNCQFVQITNSGLQESHVHDVTITRESPNYPSK, from the coding sequence ATGGATATTCGTCTCGGCCTTACTTTCGATGATGTTCTTCTGGTTCCCGCTGCAAGCGACGTGATGCCGGCACAGGTGGATGTGAAAACCCGCATCACCCGTGATATCGAGCTGAATATCCCGCTTCTCTCCGCCGCCATGGATACCGTGACCGAAGCCCGTATGGCCATCGCCATGGCGCAGAACGGTGGTATTGGCGTGCTGCACCGGAACGTGACCGTTGAAGAACAGGCCGAGATGGTCCGTCAGGTGAAAAAGTACGAATCGGGCATGGTCGTCAACCCGCTGACGCTGTATCCCGACGAGACGCTGGCTGAAGCCATGGAACTGATGTCGCGGGCCAAGATTTCCGGCATTCCGATTGTGGAACGCAACGGTGGCCCCGGCCCCAAGAAAATCCTCGGTATCCTCACCAACCGCGACGTGCGCTTCGCGTCCAACATGGCGCAGCCGATTGCCGAGCTGATGACCCGCGATGTGGTCACCGTGCGTGAGGGCGTTTCGAGCGACGAAGCCAAGCGCCTGTTCCACCAGCACCGCATTGAAAAGCTGATCGTGGTGGATGATGAGCAGCGCTGCGTGGGCCTTATCACCGTGAAAGACATGGAAAAGGCCGTCGCCAACCCCAACGCCGCCAAGGATGCGCAAGGCCGCCTGCGGGTGGCTGCTGCCACGACCGTGGGTGACAAGGGCTATGAGCGTGCCGCAGCGCTTGCTGAAGCCGAATGTGATCTGGTGGTCCTTGATACCGCCCATGGCCATTCCGAGCGCGTGGTGGAACAGGTTCGCCTGATCAAGAAGGCTTTCCCGAAGCTGCAGCTGGTGGCGGGCAATATCGCCACGGCTGACGCCGCCGCAGCCCTTATCGACGCTGGCGCCGATTGCCTGAAGGTCGGTATCGGACCGGGCTCCATCTGCACCACGCGGATCGTGGCCGGTGTGGGCGTGCCGCAGCTGACGGCTGTCAGCGACGTTGCCTCCTACGCGTCCAAGCACAATATCCCGATCATCGCCGATGGCGGCCTGCGCACCTCGGGTGACGTTGCCAAGGCGATTGCCGCCGGCGCCAGTGCCTGCATGGTGGGCTCGCTGCTGGCCGGTACGGAAGAGGCACCGGGCGAGGTGTTCCTCTATCAGGGCCGTTCCTACAAGGCATACCGCGGTATGGGCTCGGTCGGTGCCATGGCGCGCGGCTCGGCTGACCGCTACTTCCAGGACGATGTGAAAGACACGCTGAAACTGGTGCCGGAAGGCGTTGAAGGCCAGGTGCCCTATAAAGGCCCGGCTGCCGGCGTGATCCACCAGCTGGTGGGCGGCCTGCGGGCCTCGATGGGCTATACCGGCAACCGCACGGTGCCCGAGATGCGCAGTAACTGCCAGTTCGTCCAGATCACCAACTCGGGCCTGCAGGAAAGCCACGTCCACGACGTGACGATCACCCGCGAGTCGCCCAACTATCCCTCGAAATAA
- a CDS encoding RlmE family RNA methyltransferase — MAKGWNSQSKTKSRARGPKVRVKTARGRTVSSTRWLERQLNDPYVAEANRLGYRSRAAFKLLELDERFKVLDGAKRIVDLGCAPGGWTQVVMQKFKGQIPVLGIDLQEVEPIPGVTFVQMDFLEEGADDKVRSYLDGAPNIVLSDMANSATGHRRTDQVRTMMLAEAALEFAIDNLEEGGTFVAKVLQGGADNDLMVRMKKHFRTVKHAKPPSSRQDSKEWFVVAQGFRKLSPAEAAAESDRESAE, encoded by the coding sequence ATGGCGAAGGGCTGGAACAGTCAATCGAAGACAAAAAGCCGGGCGCGCGGCCCCAAGGTGCGGGTGAAAACCGCCCGTGGCCGCACGGTCAGCTCCACCCGCTGGCTGGAACGCCAGCTGAATGACCCCTATGTGGCCGAAGCCAACCGGCTGGGCTATCGCTCCCGCGCGGCATTCAAGCTTCTGGAGCTTGACGAGCGCTTCAAGGTGCTGGACGGTGCCAAGCGGATCGTCGACCTCGGCTGTGCGCCGGGCGGCTGGACACAGGTGGTGATGCAGAAATTCAAGGGCCAGATCCCGGTCCTCGGGATCGACCTGCAGGAAGTGGAGCCGATCCCCGGTGTCACCTTCGTGCAGATGGACTTTCTGGAAGAGGGCGCGGACGACAAGGTCCGTTCCTATCTCGACGGCGCACCGAATATCGTCCTGTCCGACATGGCAAACTCCGCGACCGGCCACCGCCGCACCGATCAGGTGCGCACGATGATGCTGGCGGAAGCGGCACTCGAGTTCGCGATCGACAATCTCGAGGAAGGCGGCACCTTCGTCGCCAAGGTGCTGCAGGGCGGAGCGGATAACGACCTGATGGTGCGGATGAAGAAGCATTTCCGCACGGTCAAGCACGCCAAGCCGCCTTCAAGCCGTCAGGACAGCAAGGAATGGTTTGTGGTGGCCCAGGGCTTCCGCAAACTTTCGCCTGCCGAAGCCGCCGCGGAAAGTGATCGCGAAAGCGCAGAATAA
- a CDS encoding RsmB/NOP family class I SAM-dependent RNA methyltransferase, with protein MTPAARIAAAIELLDEIEKAMVSRGAPADAIVASFFRARRYAGSGDRRAVTGLVYGILRCRALLVHMAGAAGLEPTARALVIAALKLDGEALDMFGTEDRFAPAALTPAEEGMSVDVGSAPEDARLNIPDWAAAGLHARFGDALAPAMTALAETAPLDLRINPLKRVSEKIINNFNNDFELIDLKEYTEISIRSAHHRMLTNEALYRDGQIEVQDVAAQVASLLVGARPGEQVVDFCAGAGGKSLLMAATMENHGQIHAFDISGKRLDALKERAKRAGAHNIQVKRLPFEDDERSALQRPLLGRMDRVVVDAPCSGSGTWRRNPDQRWRLDDAALAEQAALQGSILKEASALVKPGGLLVYMTCSLLPAENEAVADAFAADNPDFVRRDFRDFWTGPWLKGEAPASLALNGTDLQLAPHTHATDGFFIAFFERKPGA; from the coding sequence ATGACGCCCGCTGCCCGTATCGCAGCCGCCATCGAACTTCTCGACGAGATCGAGAAGGCGATGGTGTCGCGCGGCGCACCGGCCGACGCGATTGTCGCCAGCTTTTTCCGGGCGCGCCGTTATGCGGGCTCGGGGGATCGGCGCGCCGTAACCGGGCTTGTCTATGGCATCCTGCGCTGCCGGGCGCTCCTTGTGCATATGGCGGGCGCTGCCGGGCTTGAGCCTACAGCCCGTGCGCTGGTGATTGCTGCCCTGAAGCTGGACGGTGAAGCACTCGATATGTTCGGCACGGAAGACCGTTTCGCGCCGGCGGCGCTGACACCTGCGGAAGAGGGCATGTCGGTGGATGTGGGCAGTGCGCCCGAAGATGCCCGCCTGAATATCCCGGATTGGGCGGCGGCTGGCCTGCATGCCCGCTTTGGTGACGCCTTGGCGCCCGCCATGACTGCACTCGCCGAAACCGCCCCGCTGGACCTGCGCATCAACCCGCTGAAACGGGTCAGTGAAAAGATAATCAATAACTTTAATAATGATTTTGAACTTATTGATTTAAAAGAATATACAGAAATTTCGATTCGCAGCGCGCATCACCGCATGCTGACCAACGAAGCGCTCTACCGCGATGGTCAGATCGAGGTGCAGGATGTGGCCGCGCAGGTTGCCTCGCTGCTTGTCGGTGCTAGGCCCGGCGAGCAGGTCGTCGACTTTTGCGCGGGCGCGGGCGGCAAGAGCCTCCTGATGGCGGCGACCATGGAAAACCATGGTCAGATCCATGCCTTCGACATTTCAGGGAAACGGCTGGACGCGCTGAAGGAACGCGCCAAGCGCGCCGGTGCCCACAATATTCAGGTCAAACGGCTGCCGTTCGAGGATGACGAGCGGTCGGCGCTGCAGCGTCCGCTCCTTGGCCGTATGGACCGGGTTGTCGTTGATGCGCCGTGCTCGGGCAGCGGCACTTGGCGGCGCAACCCGGACCAGCGCTGGCGGCTTGATGATGCCGCGCTTGCAGAGCAGGCAGCGCTGCAAGGCTCGATCCTCAAGGAGGCCTCGGCGCTCGTGAAGCCCGGCGGGCTGCTGGTTTACATGACCTGCTCGCTGCTGCCGGCAGAAAACGAGGCGGTTGCCGATGCGTTTGCCGCAGATAACCCGGATTTCGTCCGGCGCGATTTCCGCGATTTCTGGACGGGGCCGTGGCTCAAAGGCGAGGCGCCCGCATCGCTTGCCCTGAATGGCACCGACCTGCAGCTGGCGCCGCATACCCACGCCACAGACGGTTTCTTCATTGCCTTCTTCGAACGCAAGCCCGGCGCATAA
- a CDS encoding DUF924 family protein, with amino-acid sequence MIRPDDILYFWFTECSPKDWWQKSKAFDDLVRRRFLDLYEAAVAGELSVWRSSIRGRLAEIIVLDQFPRNMFRDSARAFVADTVALVLSQEAIKAPGYGRLTAEEKAFLLMPFMHSESPAVHAQAVLLFDQPGLENNLDFEHRHKAIIDRFGRYPHRNAILGRASTPEETAFLKEPGSSF; translated from the coding sequence ATGATCCGCCCCGACGATATCCTCTATTTCTGGTTCACCGAATGCAGTCCGAAGGACTGGTGGCAGAAATCGAAGGCATTTGACGATCTGGTCCGGCGGCGTTTCCTTGACCTTTACGAGGCGGCAGTGGCGGGGGAACTGTCGGTCTGGCGCAGCAGCATCCGCGGGCGGCTCGCCGAAATCATCGTGCTTGATCAGTTTCCGCGGAATATGTTCCGCGATAGCGCCCGGGCCTTTGTGGCAGATACCGTGGCGCTGGTGCTCTCACAAGAGGCCATCAAGGCGCCGGGCTATGGGCGGCTGACGGCGGAGGAGAAGGCGTTTCTCCTCATGCCCTTCATGCACAGCGAAAGCCCGGCGGTGCATGCGCAGGCGGTGCTGCTGTTCGATCAGCCGGGGCTTGAGAATAATCTGGATTTCGAGCATCGCCACAAGGCGATCATCGACAGGTTCGGGCGCTATCCGCACCGCAATGCGATCCTCGGGCGCGCCAGCACGCCCGAGGAGACTGCCTTCCTGAAGGAACCCGGCAGCAGCTTTTAA
- a CDS encoding flavin monoamine oxidase family protein has product MDVIVVGAGLAGLATARQLLAAGKSVTLIEAQDRVGGRTDSRAGPGGTWLDVGAQWIGSKHTRMQALAGELGVGTFKTYTDGGIIFNWNGRQHSYRGLIPRINPFALVNFALAQLKLDWMARKVDLAKPWEQSQWDHETFESWIRRHTVGKKAHALFTAYTNAVFATEPKNVSLLHALYYTHSSGGSEWLSKSTGGAQETRFEGGTQAVAKALATALPPGVLRLGLPVRRVQATKDGVAVTAGKELFLAKRLVMAVPPALIPTIDFQPILSPKRAQLLQRMPMGSVIKGQAVYASPFWRGRGLSGQVVSNEGPVKIMFDNSAADGKTGVLTGFFEGEAAIEWSERTDAERQAAFRDCAVRYFGPEAADMIHFEQKVWAADPWARGCYSAHFAPGVWTQFGDVLRRPEGRVHFAGTETAVQFSGYMEGAVRSADRVVAEVIDALD; this is encoded by the coding sequence ATGGATGTTATCGTTGTAGGAGCCGGACTTGCCGGCCTCGCCACAGCCCGCCAGCTGCTGGCGGCGGGCAAGTCGGTAACACTGATCGAGGCGCAGGACCGGGTGGGTGGCCGCACCGACTCGCGCGCCGGGCCGGGCGGTACATGGCTTGATGTCGGCGCGCAGTGGATCGGCTCGAAACACACCCGCATGCAAGCGCTGGCGGGCGAGCTGGGTGTCGGTACCTTCAAGACCTACACAGACGGCGGCATCATCTTCAACTGGAATGGCCGCCAGCATAGTTACCGGGGCCTGATCCCGCGCATCAATCCCTTCGCCCTTGTCAATTTCGCGCTGGCCCAGCTGAAGCTCGACTGGATGGCCCGCAAGGTTGATCTCGCCAAGCCGTGGGAACAGTCCCAGTGGGACCATGAGACCTTCGAAAGCTGGATCAGGCGGCACACGGTCGGCAAGAAGGCCCATGCGCTGTTCACGGCCTACACGAACGCCGTGTTTGCGACCGAGCCGAAGAATGTGAGCCTCCTGCACGCGCTTTATTACACGCATTCGTCGGGTGGCAGTGAATGGCTGTCGAAATCCACCGGCGGGGCGCAGGAGACGCGCTTTGAGGGCGGCACGCAGGCGGTGGCCAAGGCGCTTGCCACTGCCTTGCCGCCGGGTGTCTTGCGGCTTGGCTTGCCGGTGCGCCGGGTGCAGGCCACGAAGGATGGTGTGGCGGTCACCGCTGGCAAGGAATTGTTCCTCGCCAAGCGGCTGGTGATGGCTGTGCCACCCGCGCTGATCCCGACGATCGATTTCCAGCCGATCCTGTCGCCAAAGCGCGCGCAGCTTCTGCAGCGCATGCCGATGGGCAGTGTGATCAAGGGGCAGGCTGTCTATGCCTCGCCTTTCTGGCGGGGGCGTGGGCTTTCGGGTCAGGTAGTCTCCAACGAGGGGCCGGTGAAAATCATGTTTGATAATAGCGCCGCTGACGGCAAAACCGGCGTGCTGACCGGCTTCTTCGAAGGCGAAGCTGCGATTGAATGGTCGGAACGTACGGACGCCGAGCGGCAAGCCGCCTTCCGCGACTGCGCCGTTCGCTACTTCGGGCCGGAAGCTGCCGACATGATCCATTTCGAACAGAAGGTCTGGGCTGCCGATCCGTGGGCGCGGGGCTGCTACAGCGCCCATTTCGCACCGGGGGTATGGACGCAGTTCGGTGACGTACTCCGCCGCCCCGAGGGCCGCGTGCATTTCGCGGGCACGGAAACGGCAGTGCAGTTCTCGGGCTATATGGAAGGGGCGGTACGGTCCGCCGACCGTGTGGTGGCGGAGGTGATCGATGCCCTCGATTGA
- the trmFO gene encoding methylenetetrahydrofolate--tRNA-(uracil(54)-C(5))-methyltransferase (FADH(2)-oxidizing) TrmFO — MTDSMKPVHIIGGGLAGSEAAWQVASRGVPVVLHEMRPVRKTDAHETEGFAELVCSNSFRSDDAENNAVGLLHAEMRKMNSIIMKAADKHKVPAGSALAVDRNAFSDEVTAILSSHPLITIERGEVDGLPPAEWDNVIVATGPLTSPALSEAVLKLTGEDSLAFFDAIAPIVYKESIDFSKAWYQSRYDKGDGADYINLPMSREQYQAFVQALLDGDKTDFKEWEKDTPYFEGCMPIEVMAERGPQTLKFGPMKPVGLKNPHSDDWLEAVVQLRQDNKLGTLYNMVGFQTKLKYGEQTRIFRTIPGLENAEFARLGGLHRNTFINSPKVLDGRLRLKADPRLRFAGQVTGVEGYVESAAVGLIAGLFAAADRLGHEPAIPPATTAFGALIGHITGGADEKTFQPMNVNFGLMPPPEGRVRKNERKQAITRRANADIDQWIAELGGLSVAAE; from the coding sequence ATGACAGACAGCATGAAACCGGTCCATATCATCGGCGGCGGGCTCGCGGGCTCCGAAGCCGCATGGCAGGTCGCCTCGCGCGGGGTGCCGGTGGTGCTGCATGAAATGCGCCCTGTCCGCAAAACCGACGCCCACGAAACCGAAGGCTTTGCCGAGCTTGTCTGCTCCAACAGCTTCCGCTCGGACGATGCCGAGAATAACGCAGTTGGCCTTTTGCACGCCGAAATGCGCAAGATGAATTCGATCATCATGAAAGCGGCGGACAAGCACAAGGTGCCGGCGGGATCAGCCCTCGCCGTGGACCGCAACGCCTTCTCCGATGAAGTGACGGCGATCCTGTCGTCCCATCCCCTGATCACCATCGAGCGCGGCGAAGTGGACGGCCTGCCGCCCGCCGAGTGGGACAATGTGATTGTGGCCACCGGCCCGCTCACCTCCCCGGCGCTTTCGGAAGCCGTGCTGAAGCTGACAGGCGAGGACAGCCTCGCCTTCTTCGATGCCATCGCGCCGATTGTTTACAAGGAAAGCATCGATTTCTCGAAAGCCTGGTACCAGAGCCGCTATGACAAGGGCGACGGCGCCGATTACATCAACCTGCCGATGAGCCGCGAACAGTATCAGGCCTTCGTGCAGGCACTGCTGGATGGCGACAAGACCGATTTCAAGGAATGGGAGAAAGACACCCCCTATTTCGAAGGCTGCATGCCGATCGAGGTGATGGCGGAACGTGGCCCCCAGACGCTGAAGTTCGGCCCCATGAAGCCTGTGGGCCTCAAGAACCCGCATTCTGACGACTGGCTCGAAGCTGTCGTGCAGCTGCGGCAGGATAACAAGCTCGGCACGCTCTACAATATGGTCGGTTTCCAGACGAAACTGAAATACGGCGAGCAGACCCGCATCTTCCGCACCATTCCGGGGCTGGAGAATGCCGAGTTCGCCCGCCTTGGCGGCCTGCACCGCAACACCTTCATCAACAGCCCGAAGGTGCTGGATGGCCGCCTGCGCCTGAAGGCCGATCCGCGCCTGCGGTTCGCGGGGCAAGTCACCGGCGTTGAAGGCTATGTGGAAAGTGCGGCCGTCGGCCTGATCGCCGGCCTTTTCGCGGCAGCTGACCGGTTGGGCCACGAGCCTGCCATTCCGCCCGCGACCACCGCGTTCGGCGCGCTCATTGGCCATATCACCGGCGGGGCGGACGAAAAGACCTTCCAGCCGATGAATGTGAACTTCGGCCTGATGCCGCCGCCGGAAGGCCGGGTGCGCAAGAACGAACGCAAACAGGCGATCACCCGCCGGGCGAACGCCGATATCGATCAGTGGATTGCGGAGCTCGGCGGCCTTTCGGTCGCCGCCGAGTAA